CCGTAGGCGGCACCTCAAAAACCTCTGAATCAAGAGGCATCTGTTCCAGAGGAGGCTGGGGGTCCTCGACGTAGGACGGCGGGAACTGGCTCTCGGACAACACGATGGCCTGACTAAACTCTTGCGTGGTCATGTCCTACAAACGTAAGTGTCATCAATACCACAAGACACTACACATGGACAGATCGAACTAGCAGTACTTCTTGGACAGATCGAACTAGCATTACATCTTGGACAGATCGAACTAGCATTACATCATGGACAGATCAAACTAGCAGTAACACATGCACAAGCATACTAGAGCATAACAGAGCACTAATCATGGAGAACAGAGCACTAATCATGGACATATGGATGATCTTGTTCAACACTTGCACACTAGCATACCACCGATTCATCCATGACCACTAACTACCAACACTTGCCCACATGGAAACAACCCCTAGCATGCTCCAAATCCATCACAACTAGCTACTACACCATCACAGTCAAACAGATCGGACGACCTAACCTTAGCACATGGACAGATCTAGCTAGAACTAGAAGAGATGAGGTGGTGATTGAACTTACAGAGGCCATCGGAATGGCCGCCGAGGAGGTGCCTGGCACGTcgaagaggaggaggagtcgACCCGCCGGCGCAGTCAACTGGTCGCCGGAGTAGATGCGCCGCTTACCTCGTCGTCGAAGTGGATCTGCGCTGAAGGGAAAGCTCGAGAGGGGGGAAATGGTGGCGGGAGTTTTGCCGCGGCGGTGACCCTCGATATATAGGCCGACCGAATCGGCGAGTGGTGACTCGAATTCGTCCCGCCGCTTTTTCGAAGATGCGCCATCACTCCCGCCATCTTCGTCCCCTGTGCGGCGTTCCCCTCCCCTGCATCGCTCGAGCCTGGCTCGCTGGAAACCGATTTGGCCGTTCCTAGCAGGCCAGGCTGAGGGGTGCTTTGAGGTTCGTACTGTGGGGGCCAAACAGTAAACATAGGCATCCAAACAGTCCATTTTCATCTCGCGTGGGCCTGGCTGGGCCTAATGCAGGCTACCAAACGTGTCCATAATGTCATGTACGTAGCTGACCTGGCTAGCCAATCGACTTGATCGATTCTGGCCGTAGCAactcacgtacgcacacaaaggCAGTCGGTCTGATTCAACTTTTTATTTCTCAATGGGGTACATAATTACAGTGAATATGTGGACTTAACCTCTGGCGTTTTGGCTCCCGAGAGCATATGCTCCTGGATGAacaataaattcaaaaaaaatgtaaaaaatcaaaaaatctgattttttttgTAGATGTTCGAGTTAGTCTTGACAAATTTCATGTGAAATGGAGCAACAGTGTTTCACTAGTGAAAAAACAAAATTAGGGTGACATTTTGGGGTGATATTTAGTCTTCAATTTATTTTTTTACAGGCCAAAATGCTTAACCTTTTTGCCTCAAAATTTACAGATAGCATTTTGATGTGATTAAGATCACATAAATTTTTTGTCTAGATTTTTTTTGACTTGAAAACTTTTTTTTGGGCCCGGGAGCATGTGCTCCCGGTAGCCAAATTGAATTTCCGTACAAGTCCTAATCGGTGACTAATTCCTATACTATCCGAATAGGACACCGTACCATGATTGAGCAAAACATGTTGCATGTTTAGTTGTCCTATATGATCAGGCACAGAAGCACAGTGTCGAGGAGTTGATCAAAGGCAAGTCACCACTGTACGTGAGTGAGCCTGCCCCTGTTCGAGCGGCCAAGCAAAAGACTCCCTAGCCCAAGCCACCACCTGGTTGGGCTGCTCTATCAGTGGATGGTTCCTATATTAAAGAAACCGGCGAAGTAGGTACGGGCATGGTGTTGAGGGACTCGCAAAAGTGATTTTTTTCAGCGTACGGATTTTGTTCCACTGTCAAGACGCCCTCGAGGCAGAAGTTAGTGCTATACATGAAGGCATGTCACTTAGCATACAATGGTCGGAGCTTCCTATATTGGTACAGTCCAACAGCTCCATTGCTATTGCTGCATTCACAGATGATTCACTCGACCGCTCCGCCTATGGACATATTATAGTGGAAATCAAGAAGCTCCTGAATTTGCGTGGGTTTGTTCCTTTAAAGATTGAGCGTAATCAAAATAGGATTGCTCATTGTCTAGCTTATATTGGTAGATTTGGTGATAGCACCCCTTGTTGGTTTGCGCCATGTGTCAGATAGTGTCTCAAATCTTGTATTAGCTGACTGTAACACTATTACTAAGGAATAAAACCCACTCTATCTCGCAAGAAAAACGTCTTATAAAAACAGACAGAGGAAGTATTTCCTGATGGAGACCTGATTAGAGTAATTTGAACTACTTTTCGCAAAAAAAGGAGTAATTTGAACTACGTACTTGTTAAATGTTATGCGAACAGATGGCGATATCTGTGAATTTGAATGCGTTTCAGTTAGTTGAGGTTATTTGAACTAATGCTTTACATGAAGTTGCTGCCGGATATCATATGAGACGGGGAAAAATAACTCGGTGAGTTCCAGAAACTTGCATGAGTTCTGGGTGAACAAAATTTGATGGTGTCTGAATATGTACCCCCTGTAGAGTAGATCCTACTCTAGTTCTCAAGAAAAAAACACTTGGGTGAAGTCGGCTTTTATGGGAAAGAAAATTGATAaaattcatactccctccgtccaaaaaaCTTGTTCGAAGCTTGTCCCTTGAATGATTAGTGCTAGATACAACCATTTGAGGGACAAGTTTTttcggacagagggagtatttggGTGTGTGTGCTTCGTGTGTGTTTTCCCATCAAAGAATGCCTTCAGGCAAAGCACGTGTCTCTTGGAACTGAAACTAGGTAGGGACGTAGATGTAAAAATTATGTTTGTCGTAGAGACACACAGACCTGAAAATTAGGATAAAGAGTTACATAGGTTGCACGCAGAGGGCCGCGGAAAAGTTGCTAAAATCACAATTGAAATAGCAAACAGTACAGAATATAATCTGAAAATACAATATGAAGCATAGCAATTTGAGTTGAACGAGAAGGAGGTGTTGCGCTAGTACGCTCCAAATGGAGGGGTTTGCTGGTCCTAACCAGACTGGATTGAGCCGAACCAAGAATCTGTTGGAGCTAGAACCGACCAGAGAGCTTCATGAGCCAATTTAGAGGCATTTCCTTGTAGTTTGAGGCAGTCATGAAGTGCTTGTCTTTTAGTTTTGCCAACATTCACTACAACACGGTTAGCAATTAGGAGGCATTAAACATGCCTTTGAAAGCTCTAAAAATGCCTCCTACAACACGGTAGCAATTAGGAGGCATTAAAAATGCCTTTGAAAGCTCTAAAAATTGCCTCCAAAAGTCTATCAAGGCATTTGTAAAAAGCGCCAAGGACTATCACGACGGCATAGACGTACGTCGGCACTTTTCAAGAACGCCATGGTCACTCCAGTTTGAGGCATTTTTAAAATCGTCTGCACTCAACAGTAAGCGCAACAACAAGAAAGTTCAGGACCCAGGACCGCCCACGCCTCTTGAAGAAACGCCTCAAATCCTCATCAATCTGAGGCTTTTCTGAAAAGTGCCTCCAAAGCTACCCCCAATCCGAGGCGTTCTGAAGAAACACCTTCAATGCTGCCTCCATTCCAAGGCGTTTTGTATAAGTGCCTTCAAAGGTACATCCAACAAAGGCGTTTTAGAATAATGCCTTCCTAAACATGATTTTGAGGCGTTTCAATAGATGCCTTTATATAAACGCCTCCGGTTAATATCTGTGTTGTAGTGATTGTGCTGCGTATGACAGATACATTTGTGTTTGTTGTAGTCAAATCTTATTATCTCTGTTCTAATGAAGAAAGACAGCAAAAGTAGACAGTGCGAAACAAAAATTCACCTTGGTGAGAGGAATCTTCAGCTTGGTGTCGTTCGTCCAATGTGGAGTACACATCCCCCTGTTTCGTCCCTGAAGTAAGTTTGAGATGATGCAAAATCAGTAGAATGTTTGGTAAAACAAATGTTTTGAGATGGCTGACGAGTACTGTGTGGCTATTACAAACCTGACAAATGTTTcattgcaacaagtgcgtagtggGCCTCCCACTCTCCGTCTTGCGTAGGCCAGCCAGCCAGCATAGTACTCGTTCAGACAATGGAATAGTGCATGATGTAGCTTCCAAGCTATCAATTCGAGCTTATCCTTTGTTGGTTCAGTTGGACCATCGCCTCTGATCATCAGGTCCAGGATGTGCGGCTTCCTTGACATCATGTCCCACATCAGTACGACCCATCCATCCTCTAGAGGTACTGGTATGAAAAACTGTGTACAAAAGACATAAGTTGTTAGGGTTTCTGAAGAATTTTTTAAGACAGGAACGTCAATCAAATACATCTAGTTATTATTTTCAGAAAACTGAGAGGGAAAATCGGCAGGAGTACCATCTGGGAGGAGATTATATCATAAGGGAAGTCCTTGCCGCCGAGTTGGTTCTGAATCGAAATATTGTTCAGATATTCATGGTTGGCCAGCACAAATGTCTAGCATTGCAAAAGAAAAAACATAGGAAGAAAATGTCTGAAAGATTAGAAATCAGTTATGTATAATTGAACATACTTATTACATGGTTGAGCAACCAGAAAAAGATTGGTTAGACATTGTGATAAGGATGGATTTACCGCAAAATCAGGTTCCATGTTGTGCCTCCAATTTAGGCATGGGCACTCACTATTAGCTTCCTGGTCAGACTGAGAATATCTTCTGAAAATGATTGAGGCCAGCTCATGATCAAGATTCTGAGTCCCAATTAGCTGCTGACGCATGGCAACCCCAGAAATGCGAATAATTCTTGGAGTGGCATGAATAAGATAATAGTACCTAGAAAGAAAAGATAAAATGTTGGAATTGCTACAAAAACTGGACATCAAAGACTTAGAGTGCCTAAGTATCAGCAAAATGCAGTCAGCAAAAGCAAAAACCATGTACAAAAGAAAGAAATCATTACCTATGAAGTTCCTTGTCTGAAGTT
This genomic window from Aegilops tauschii subsp. strangulata cultivar AL8/78 chromosome 4, Aet v6.0, whole genome shotgun sequence contains:
- the LOC141021362 gene encoding uncharacterized protein isoform X1 — encoded protein: MRQQLIGTQNLDHELASIIFRRYSQSDQEANSECPCLNWRHNMEPDFATFVLANHEYLNNISIQNQLGGKDFPYDIISSQMFFIPVPLEDGWVVLMWDMMSRKPHILDLMIRGDGPTEPTKDKLELIAWKLHHALFHCLNEYYAGWLAYARRRVGGPLRTCCNETFVRDETGGCVLHIGRTTPS
- the LOC141021362 gene encoding uncharacterized protein isoform X2 — encoded protein: MRQQLIGTQNLDHELASIIFRRYSQSDQEANSECPCLNWRHNMEPDFANQLGGKDFPYDIISSQMFFIPVPLEDGWVVLMWDMMSRKPHILDLMIRGDGPTEPTKDKLELIAWKLHHALFHCLNEYYAGWLAYARRRVGGPLRTCCNETFVRDETGGCVLHIGRTTPS